Proteins co-encoded in one Colletes latitarsis isolate SP2378_abdomen chromosome 2, iyColLati1, whole genome shotgun sequence genomic window:
- the LOC143351799 gene encoding kinesin-like protein KIF13A isoform X7, which translates to MATDKIKVAVRVRPFNRRELELGTQCVVEMSGQQTILQHPTTMDKIERNKPKTFAFDHCFHSLDPAAESFASQEVVFDALGRDILDNAFQGYNACIFAYGQTGSGKSYTMMGSGENKGIIPRLCDNLFDMIAKQQSSELSYKVEVSYMEIYNEKVHDLLDPKPNKHTLKVREHNVLGPYVDGLSQLAVTSFQDIDNLMAEGNKSRTVAATNMNSESSRSHAVFSVILTQTLTDTKSGVSGEKVSRMSLVDLAGSERAVKTGAVGDRLKEGSNINKSLTTLGLVISKLADQNSGSNKNKDKFVPYRDSVLTWLLKDNLGGNSKTVMVATVSPAADNYEETLSTLRYADRAKRIVNHAVVNEDPNARIIRELRQEVETLKEMLLHATGQGSIVGQQRTDITEKLSESERLMKEMSQTWEEKLVKTERLQHERQQALEKMGISVQASGIQVEKNKYYLVNLNDDPSLNELLVYYLKERTLVGGRSAKTDQDIQLHGLGILPEHCVITIEESGLYMTPLNGARCFVNGTQVVKKTPLLHGDRIVWGNHHFFRVNCPRSATAINSEPQTPAQNIDYNFAREELMLNELSNDPIQRAIARLEKQHEEDKQVALEKQRQEYERQFQQLRNILSPSTPYSPYVPYDPLRGSQSGKLPACTPTTQMRVEKWAQERDEMFKRSLGQLKADILKANALVQEANFLAEEMGKQTKFSVTLQIPPNNLSPNRKSVFFQRGAFVSEPAILVKRTNMGSQVWSMEKLENKLVDMRDMYEERKDPNNCQRLPAIKDEVLGKTQDPFYESQENHNLIGVANIFLEVLFHDVRLDYHTPIISQQGEVAGRLQVEISRISGHFPQDRICEAASESSTDSTSSEPEDYSGSSHIICRVTIKQATGLPLSLSHYVFCQYMFCGHPEPIVVPAVDNSEQLNSNCQTGQRDSLAFKFNHTKDFTVPITEEFMEHCAEGALSIEVWGHRSAGFSRSKPGWEVEQQLAKARSLADRWSELTRKIELWVEIQELNEQGEYSPVDVVVKQDMWTGGIYQLRQGQQRRIQVRVKPVQNSGTLPIICQSILNIAVGSVSVRNRLQIPLDSYQDEDLSVLREKWSEALMRRRQYLDQQIQKLINKQEKTEQDIEREQSLVDQWVSLTEERNAVLVPAAGSGIPGAPADWNPPSGMEPHIPVLFLDLNADDLSTHQSGEEVSVTGLNSILPKEHGNKFYNLPIIRRIEKDVCAIAAWDSSIHDNIHLNKVTDANERVFLILKTTVRLSHPAPMDLVLRKRLALNIYKRQSITDRIFKKIVHSDCLTQTGVTYEVVSNIPKASEELEDRESLAQIAASGEDNSLCDGETYIEKYTRGVSAVESILTLDRLRQNVAVKELLQAQGQPLMRKTASVPNFSQIMRTDASLDSLNVTRSESVTDLNTELNGLLHSRRASTGHARNDENFVTTPSKPFGIASPNIVGTKLGLRMTTLHEETSNVGNQLPTPINDEDEEKSDADYYSEYEAYQATAKPVKPLTSSRTLDSLVELQSTKINTPSMSSSGYGSQAVSTTNLTSEDSLSVKSISVDETPDLEYRNLLDSKKPERMDSSLVEETPEEYMGEVAAALDNLSVMGNSCVEERTRKNLEETGAYMDADIDSPVSSTKSDSDANSNATHSNAAQKKDSTSQVLSNRRKSDMEISQTSNSGEDSPLEGSSVVHTKLPPGKVVRRRKTSTNTGRPTSSQHRASFPMVRPQLSESKTAARLEQSMHSNMPYENGDNSSSERIDDDVSDKSSAFGSRHDLSRVETPLPDWVVIGESVMVRPYSYCGVIAYVGPTEFASGTWIGVELDAPTGKNDGAVNGHRYFTCRPKCGIFVKVDKLIQDKRGRALRNYTFTLPQSAPMRRSVSRGEGLHSLHRSRSRGEGLSTTGTRSSPRGK; encoded by the exons GGTCCGGGAAGTCGTACACGATGATGGGTAGCGGCGAGAACAAGGGCATCATACCGCGGCTGTGCGACAACCTGTTCGACATGATAGCGAAGCAGCAGAGCTCGGAGCTCAGCTACAAGGTCGAAGTCTCGTACATGGAGATCTACAACGAGAAGGTGCACGACCTGCTGGATCCGAAGCCTAACAAACACACGCTCAAAGTCAGGGAGCACAATGTCCTGGGGCCGTACGTCGACGGACTCAGTCAACTCGCCGTCACATCGTTCCAG GATATTGACAATCTGATGGCGGAGGGCAACAAGTCGAGGACGGTGGCGGCGACGAACATGAACTCTGAGAGCTCCCGGTCGCACGCAGTGTTCTCCGTGATCCTCACCCAAACGTTGACGGACACCAAAAGCGGCGTCAGCGGGGAGAAGGTCTCCAGAATGAGTTTGGTGGACTTAGCAGGGAGCGAAAGGGCTGTGAAAACTGGGGCAGTGGGCGATAGGCTTAAAGAAGGAAGCAATATAAACAA ATCCCTAACGACGTTGGGTCTAGTCATTTCGAAGCTGGCGGATCAGAATTCCGGAAGTAATAAGAATAAGGACAAGTTCGTGCCGTACAGAGACTCCGTGTTAACGTGGTTGTTGAAG GACAACCTCGGTGGAAACAGTAAAACCGTGATGGTAGCCACTGTGTCCCCCGCGGCGGACAATTACGAGGAGACGCTTTCCACCCTCCGATACGCGGACAGAGCGAAGAGGATCGTTAATCACGCGGTGGTCAACGAGGATCCCAACGCAAGAATTATTCGGGAACTGAGGCAGGAAGTGGAGACGCTGAAGGAGATGCTGTTGCACGCGACT GGTCAAGGATCGATAGTGGGACAACAACGCACAGACATAACGGAGAAGCTGTCGGAGTCGGAACGATTGATGAAGGAGATGTCGCAGACATGGGAGGAGAAGCTGGTGAAGACAGAGAGGTTGCAGCACGAGAGGCAACAGGCCTTGGAGAAAATGGGTATCAGCGTGCAGGCTTCCGGTATCCAAGTGGAGAAGAACAAGTACTATCTTGTTAATCTCAACGACGATCCCAGCTTGAACGAGTTGCTGGTTTACTATCTGAAA GAGAGGACGCTGGTCGGCGGACGTTCGGCGAAAACGGACCAGGACATACAGCTGCACGGGCTGGGTATCCTGCCAGAGCACTGCGTGATCACGATAGAGGAGTCTGGCCTCTACATGACGCCGTTGAACGGCGCTAGGTGTTTCGTGAACGGCACGCAGGTGGTGAAAAAAACACCGTTGCTGCACGGCGACAGGATCGTCTGGGGAAATCATCATTTCTTCCGGGTGAACTGTCCCAGGAGCGCAACAG CGATTAACAGCGAGCCTCAGACGCCCGCTCAGAATATCGATTACAACTTCGCGAGGGAGGAACTGATGCTCAACGAGCTGTCGAACGATCCGATTCAAAGGGCCATTGCTAGACTGGAGAAACAACACGAGGAGGACAAACAG GTCGCGCTGGAGAAGCAGAGGCAAGAGTACGAGCGTCAGTTTCAGCAACTTCGTAATATTCTGTCTCCGTCGACGCCGTATTCACCGTATGTACCGTACGACCCGTTAAGGGGCAGCCAAAGCGGGAAATTGCCCGCCTGCACGCCTACCACGCAAATGCGCGTGGAGAAATGGGCCCAAGAGAGGGACGAGATGTTCAAGCGAAGCTTAGGTCAATTAAAAGCGGACATCTTGAAGGCGAACGCGTTGGTGCAAGAGGCAAACTTCTTGGCGGAGGAGATGGGGAAGCAAACGAAATTTAGCGTCACCCTGCAGATCCCGCCGAACAATTTAAGTCCGAATAGAAAG AGTGTATTTTTTCAGCGGGGAGCTTTCGTCAGCGAGCCCGCGATTCTAGTGAAGAGAACGAACATGGGCAGTCAGGTGTGGTCCATGGAGAAGCTAGAAAATAAGTTAGTCGATATGCGGGACATGTACGAGGAGAGAAAAGATCCCAATAATTGTCAACGATTACCTGCCATTAAG GATGAAGTGCTGGGAAAGACACAAGACCCGTTCTACGAGTCCCAGGAGAATCACAATCTTATCGGAGTAGCGAATATTTTCTTAGAAGTTCTGTTTCACGACGTTCGGTTAGATTATCATACGCCAATTATCAGCCAACAGGGAGAAGTCGCTGGACGACTGCAGGTTGAAATTAGTCGCATATCCGGCCACTTTCCTCAGGATCGCATCTGCGAGGCGGCGTCCGAGTCGTCCACCGACTCGACATCGTCCGAGCCCGAGGATTATTCTGGATCGAGTCATATCATCTGTCGCGTGACGATAAAACAGGCCACCGGGTTGCCGTTGTCGCTGAGCCATTACGTATTTTGTCAGTATATGTTCTGCGGCCATCCGGAGCCGATAGTGGTCCCAGCCGTGGACAACTCGGAGCAGCTCAACTCAAATTGCCAAACTGGCCAGAGGGACTCTTTGGCGTTCAAGTTCAATCACACGAAAGATTTCACCGTGCCCATAACGGAGGAGTTCATGGAACACTGTGCTG AAGGTGCCTTGAGCATAGAAGTTTGGGGCCATCGAAGCGCCGGTTTCTCTCGAAGCAAACCGGGCTGGGAGGTCGAGCAACAGTTGGCCAAAGCTAGATCCCTTGCCGATCGATGGTCAGAGCTGACGCGAAAGATCGAACTCTGGGTCGAAATTCAAGAGCTCAACGAACAAGGAGAGTACTCGCCGGTCGATGTAGTCGTAAAACAGGATATGTGGACGG GCGGTATTTATCAATTACGTCAAGGACAGCAACGACGGATACAAGTTCGCGTGAAACCAGTACAAAATTCGGGAACGTTGCCGATAATCTGCCAGTCGATATTGAACATAGCGGTCGGCAGCGTGTCCGTGAGGAATCGCCTTCAGATTCCGTTGGACAGTTACCAGGACGAAGACCTGAGCGTGCTGAGGGAAAAGTGGAGCGAAGCCTTGATGAGAAGGAGGCAGTACCTGGATCAGCAAATTCAGAAACTCATCAATAAACAAG AAAAAACAGAACAAGACATAGAACGAGAACAGAGCCTCGTGGATCAGTGGGTCAGCCTGACGGAAGAGAGGAACGCAGTTTTAGTCCCTGCGGCAGGCTCTGGGATTCCTGGTGCGCCTGCCGACTGGAACCCTCCATCGGGCATGGAACCCCATATACCTGTTCTGTTCCTTGATCTCAACG CGGACGATCTTTCGACCCACCAGTCAGGGGAGGAAGTTTCCGTGACCGGACTGAACTCCATTCTACCCAAGGAACACGGTAACAAGTTTTACAATTTACCAATAATACGACGCATAGAGAAGGACGTGTGCGCCATCGCTGCTTGGGACTCCAGTATACACGACAACATACACCTGAACAAAGTCACCGATG CGAACGAGCGGGTTTTTTTGATCTTGAAGACGACGGTACGGTTGTCGCATCCTGCGCCAATGGACCTGGTGCTGCGTAAACGGTTGGCCTTGAACATTTACAAAAGACAAAGCATCACAGACCGGATCTTCAAGAAGATCGTACACTCTGACTGCTTGACCCAAACGGGCGTCACCTACGAGGTCGTTTCTAACATACCAAAGGCGAGCGAGGAACTGGAGGATCGCGAGAGTTTGGCGCAGATAGCCGCGAGCGGGGAGGACAACAGCTTGTGCGACGGCGAGACATACATCG AGAAATATACACGCGGTGTCTCCGCGGTGGAAAGTATTCTCACTTTGGACCGACTACGACAAAACGTGGCGGTGAAGGAATTGCTGCAAGCACAAGGACAGCCACTTATGCGCAAGACAGCAAGCGTGCCCAACTTCTCGCAG ATTATGAGAACCGACGCCTCTTTGGACTCGTTGAACGTGACGCGTTCCGAGAGCGTAACCGATCTGAACACCGAGTTAAATGGATTGCTGCATTCGCGACGAGCGTCCACGGGCCACGCCAGGAACGATGAGAACTTCGTGACCACGCCATCGAAGCCGTTTGGAATCG CGTCCCCGAACATCGTCGGTACCAAACTGGGTCTGAGAATGACTACTCTGCACGAGGAAACGTCGAACGTGGGGAATCAGCTGCCCACGCCGATCAACGACGAGGATGAAGAGAAGAGCGACGCCGATTACTACTCGGAATACGAAGCCTATCAG GCAACggcgaaaccagtaaaaccacTAACTTCTTCACGCACACTGGATTCTCTCGTCGAACTTCAGTCGACGAAGATCAACACGCCAAGCATGAGCAGCAGCGGTTACGGTTCCCAAGCCGTGTCCACGACCAACTTGACGTCCGAGGACTCCCTGTCCGTGAAGTCCATCAGCGTGGACGAGACACCGGACCTGGAGTATAGGAATCTGCTGGACAGCAAGAAGCCTGAACGAATGGACAGCTCTCTGGTCGAGGAAACGCCCGAGGAGTACATGGGCGAGGTAGCCGCAGCGTTGGACAACTTGAGCGTGATGGGGAACAGTTGCGTCGAAG AGCGTACAAGGAAAAACCTGGAGGAGACAGGCGCCTACATGGACGCGGACATCGATAGTCCGGTGTCCTCGACGAAAAGCGACAGCGACGCCAACAGCAACGCGACACACTCCAACGCGGCTCAGAAGAAAGACTCGACGAGTCAGGTTCTGAGCAATCGAAGGAAAAGCGACATGGAGATCAGTCAGACGTCGAATTCGGGGGAAGACAGTCCGTTGGAGGGCAGCTCGGTCGTACACACGAAACTGCCGCCGGGCAAG GTAGTGCGACGAAGGAAAACTTCTACCAATACAGGAAGGCCTACCAGTTCCCAGCACAGGGCTTCGTTCCCCATGGTCCGTCCACAACTTTCGGAGAGTAAAACTGCAGCGCGGCTGGAGCAATCGATGCACTCCAATATGCCATACGAAAATGGCGACAACAGCTCCTCGGAACGAATCGACG ACGACGTAAGTGACAAGAGTTCGGCTTTCGGTTCGAGGCACGACTTGAGCAGAGTCGAGACACCACTCCCAGACTGGGTTGTAATCGGTGAATCGGTGATGGTTCGCCCGTACAGTTACTGCGGGGTCATAGCGTACGTTGGCCCGACAGAATTCGCATCTGGGACGTGGATAGGAGTCGAACTCGACGCTCCGACTG GCAAAAACGATGGTGCTGTGAACGGCCATAGGTACTTCACGTGTCGACCGAAATGCGGAATCTTCGTCAAAGTGGACAAATTAATTCAGGACAAACGAGGCAGAGCACTTAGGAACTACACTTTCACTCTTCCTCAGTCTGCACCGATGCGCAGAAGCGTCAGCAGAG GTGAGGGTTTACATTCCTTGCACCGAAGTCGGAGCCGAGGAGAAGGCCTCTCAACAACAGGCACACGATCTTCTCCGCGGGGCAAGTAA
- the LOC143351799 gene encoding kinesin-like protein KIF13A isoform X1, protein MATDKIKVAVRVRPFNRRELELGTQCVVEMSGQQTILQHPTTMDKIERNKPKTFAFDHCFHSLDPAAESFASQEVVFDALGRDILDNAFQGYNACIFAYGQTGSGKSYTMMGSGENKGIIPRLCDNLFDMIAKQQSSELSYKVEVSYMEIYNEKVHDLLDPKPNKHTLKVREHNVLGPYVDGLSQLAVTSFQDIDNLMAEGNKSRTVAATNMNSESSRSHAVFSVILTQTLTDTKSGVSGEKVSRMSLVDLAGSERAVKTGAVGDRLKEGSNINKSLTTLGLVISKLADQNSGSNKNKDKFVPYRDSVLTWLLKDNLGGNSKTVMVATVSPAADNYEETLSTLRYADRAKRIVNHAVVNEDPNARIIRELRQEVETLKEMLLHATGQGSIVGQQRTDITEKLSESERLMKEMSQTWEEKLVKTERLQHERQQALEKMGISVQASGIQVEKNKYYLVNLNDDPSLNELLVYYLKERTLVGGRSAKTDQDIQLHGLGILPEHCVITIEESGLYMTPLNGARCFVNGTQVVKKTPLLHGDRIVWGNHHFFRVNCPRSATAINSEPQTPAQNIDYNFAREELMLNELSNDPIQRAIARLEKQHEEDKQVALEKQRQEYERQFQQLRNILSPSTPYSPYVPYDPLRGSQSGKLPACTPTTQMRVEKWAQERDEMFKRSLGQLKADILKANALVQEANFLAEEMGKQTKFSVTLQIPPNNLSPNRKSVFFQRGAFVSEPAILVKRTNMGSQVWSMEKLENKLVDMRDMYEERKDPNNCQRLPAIKDEVLGKTQDPFYESQENHNLIGVANIFLEVLFHDVRLDYHTPIISQQGEVAGRLQVEISRISGHFPQDRICEAASESSTDSTSSEPEDYSGSSHIICRVTIKQATGLPLSLSHYVFCQYMFCGHPEPIVVPAVDNSEQLNSNCQTGQRDSLAFKFNHTKDFTVPITEEFMEHCAEGALSIEVWGHRSAGFSRSKPGWEVEQQLAKARSLADRWSELTRKIELWVEIQELNEQGEYSPVDVVVKQDMWTGGIYQLRQGQQRRIQVRVKPVQNSGTLPIICQSILNIAVGSVSVRNRLQIPLDSYQDEDLSVLREKWSEALMRRRQYLDQQIQKLINKQEKTEQDIEREQSLVDQWVSLTEERNAVLVPAAGSGIPGAPADWNPPSGMEPHIPVLFLDLNADDLSTHQSGEEVSVTGLNSILPKEHGNKFYNLPIIRRIEKDVCAIAAWDSSIHDNIHLNKVTDANERVFLILKTTVRLSHPAPMDLVLRKRLALNIYKRQSITDRIFKKIVHSDCLTQTGVTYEVVSNIPKASEELEDRESLAQIAASGEDNSLCDGETYIEKYTRGVSAVESILTLDRLRQNVAVKELLQAQGQPLMRKTASVPNFSQVLLPLRRLGRTIMRTDASLDSLNVTRSESVTDLNTELNGLLHSRRASTGHARNDENFVTTPSKPFGIGSILNSARPTFLNLNLNLNSLTRLQQSTSAKSSPNIVGTKLGLRMTTLHEETSNVGNQLPTPINDEDEEKSDADYYSEYEAYQATAKPVKPLTSSRTLDSLVELQSTKINTPSMSSSGYGSQAVSTTNLTSEDSLSVKSISVDETPDLEYRNLLDSKKPERMDSSLVEETPEEYMGEVAAALDNLSVMGNSCVEERTRKNLEETGAYMDADIDSPVSSTKSDSDANSNATHSNAAQKKDSTSQVLSNRRKSDMEISQTSNSGEDSPLEGSSVVHTKLPPGKVVRRRKTSTNTGRPTSSQHRASFPMVRPQLSESKTAARLEQSMHSNMPYENGDNSSSERIDDDVSDKSSAFGSRHDLSRVETPLPDWVVIGESVMVRPYSYCGVIAYVGPTEFASGTWIGVELDAPTGKNDGAVNGHRYFTCRPKCGIFVKVDKLIQDKRGRALRNYTFTLPQSAPMRRSVSRGEGLHSLHRSRSRGEGLSTTGTRSSPRGK, encoded by the exons GGTCCGGGAAGTCGTACACGATGATGGGTAGCGGCGAGAACAAGGGCATCATACCGCGGCTGTGCGACAACCTGTTCGACATGATAGCGAAGCAGCAGAGCTCGGAGCTCAGCTACAAGGTCGAAGTCTCGTACATGGAGATCTACAACGAGAAGGTGCACGACCTGCTGGATCCGAAGCCTAACAAACACACGCTCAAAGTCAGGGAGCACAATGTCCTGGGGCCGTACGTCGACGGACTCAGTCAACTCGCCGTCACATCGTTCCAG GATATTGACAATCTGATGGCGGAGGGCAACAAGTCGAGGACGGTGGCGGCGACGAACATGAACTCTGAGAGCTCCCGGTCGCACGCAGTGTTCTCCGTGATCCTCACCCAAACGTTGACGGACACCAAAAGCGGCGTCAGCGGGGAGAAGGTCTCCAGAATGAGTTTGGTGGACTTAGCAGGGAGCGAAAGGGCTGTGAAAACTGGGGCAGTGGGCGATAGGCTTAAAGAAGGAAGCAATATAAACAA ATCCCTAACGACGTTGGGTCTAGTCATTTCGAAGCTGGCGGATCAGAATTCCGGAAGTAATAAGAATAAGGACAAGTTCGTGCCGTACAGAGACTCCGTGTTAACGTGGTTGTTGAAG GACAACCTCGGTGGAAACAGTAAAACCGTGATGGTAGCCACTGTGTCCCCCGCGGCGGACAATTACGAGGAGACGCTTTCCACCCTCCGATACGCGGACAGAGCGAAGAGGATCGTTAATCACGCGGTGGTCAACGAGGATCCCAACGCAAGAATTATTCGGGAACTGAGGCAGGAAGTGGAGACGCTGAAGGAGATGCTGTTGCACGCGACT GGTCAAGGATCGATAGTGGGACAACAACGCACAGACATAACGGAGAAGCTGTCGGAGTCGGAACGATTGATGAAGGAGATGTCGCAGACATGGGAGGAGAAGCTGGTGAAGACAGAGAGGTTGCAGCACGAGAGGCAACAGGCCTTGGAGAAAATGGGTATCAGCGTGCAGGCTTCCGGTATCCAAGTGGAGAAGAACAAGTACTATCTTGTTAATCTCAACGACGATCCCAGCTTGAACGAGTTGCTGGTTTACTATCTGAAA GAGAGGACGCTGGTCGGCGGACGTTCGGCGAAAACGGACCAGGACATACAGCTGCACGGGCTGGGTATCCTGCCAGAGCACTGCGTGATCACGATAGAGGAGTCTGGCCTCTACATGACGCCGTTGAACGGCGCTAGGTGTTTCGTGAACGGCACGCAGGTGGTGAAAAAAACACCGTTGCTGCACGGCGACAGGATCGTCTGGGGAAATCATCATTTCTTCCGGGTGAACTGTCCCAGGAGCGCAACAG CGATTAACAGCGAGCCTCAGACGCCCGCTCAGAATATCGATTACAACTTCGCGAGGGAGGAACTGATGCTCAACGAGCTGTCGAACGATCCGATTCAAAGGGCCATTGCTAGACTGGAGAAACAACACGAGGAGGACAAACAG GTCGCGCTGGAGAAGCAGAGGCAAGAGTACGAGCGTCAGTTTCAGCAACTTCGTAATATTCTGTCTCCGTCGACGCCGTATTCACCGTATGTACCGTACGACCCGTTAAGGGGCAGCCAAAGCGGGAAATTGCCCGCCTGCACGCCTACCACGCAAATGCGCGTGGAGAAATGGGCCCAAGAGAGGGACGAGATGTTCAAGCGAAGCTTAGGTCAATTAAAAGCGGACATCTTGAAGGCGAACGCGTTGGTGCAAGAGGCAAACTTCTTGGCGGAGGAGATGGGGAAGCAAACGAAATTTAGCGTCACCCTGCAGATCCCGCCGAACAATTTAAGTCCGAATAGAAAG AGTGTATTTTTTCAGCGGGGAGCTTTCGTCAGCGAGCCCGCGATTCTAGTGAAGAGAACGAACATGGGCAGTCAGGTGTGGTCCATGGAGAAGCTAGAAAATAAGTTAGTCGATATGCGGGACATGTACGAGGAGAGAAAAGATCCCAATAATTGTCAACGATTACCTGCCATTAAG GATGAAGTGCTGGGAAAGACACAAGACCCGTTCTACGAGTCCCAGGAGAATCACAATCTTATCGGAGTAGCGAATATTTTCTTAGAAGTTCTGTTTCACGACGTTCGGTTAGATTATCATACGCCAATTATCAGCCAACAGGGAGAAGTCGCTGGACGACTGCAGGTTGAAATTAGTCGCATATCCGGCCACTTTCCTCAGGATCGCATCTGCGAGGCGGCGTCCGAGTCGTCCACCGACTCGACATCGTCCGAGCCCGAGGATTATTCTGGATCGAGTCATATCATCTGTCGCGTGACGATAAAACAGGCCACCGGGTTGCCGTTGTCGCTGAGCCATTACGTATTTTGTCAGTATATGTTCTGCGGCCATCCGGAGCCGATAGTGGTCCCAGCCGTGGACAACTCGGAGCAGCTCAACTCAAATTGCCAAACTGGCCAGAGGGACTCTTTGGCGTTCAAGTTCAATCACACGAAAGATTTCACCGTGCCCATAACGGAGGAGTTCATGGAACACTGTGCTG AAGGTGCCTTGAGCATAGAAGTTTGGGGCCATCGAAGCGCCGGTTTCTCTCGAAGCAAACCGGGCTGGGAGGTCGAGCAACAGTTGGCCAAAGCTAGATCCCTTGCCGATCGATGGTCAGAGCTGACGCGAAAGATCGAACTCTGGGTCGAAATTCAAGAGCTCAACGAACAAGGAGAGTACTCGCCGGTCGATGTAGTCGTAAAACAGGATATGTGGACGG GCGGTATTTATCAATTACGTCAAGGACAGCAACGACGGATACAAGTTCGCGTGAAACCAGTACAAAATTCGGGAACGTTGCCGATAATCTGCCAGTCGATATTGAACATAGCGGTCGGCAGCGTGTCCGTGAGGAATCGCCTTCAGATTCCGTTGGACAGTTACCAGGACGAAGACCTGAGCGTGCTGAGGGAAAAGTGGAGCGAAGCCTTGATGAGAAGGAGGCAGTACCTGGATCAGCAAATTCAGAAACTCATCAATAAACAAG AAAAAACAGAACAAGACATAGAACGAGAACAGAGCCTCGTGGATCAGTGGGTCAGCCTGACGGAAGAGAGGAACGCAGTTTTAGTCCCTGCGGCAGGCTCTGGGATTCCTGGTGCGCCTGCCGACTGGAACCCTCCATCGGGCATGGAACCCCATATACCTGTTCTGTTCCTTGATCTCAACG CGGACGATCTTTCGACCCACCAGTCAGGGGAGGAAGTTTCCGTGACCGGACTGAACTCCATTCTACCCAAGGAACACGGTAACAAGTTTTACAATTTACCAATAATACGACGCATAGAGAAGGACGTGTGCGCCATCGCTGCTTGGGACTCCAGTATACACGACAACATACACCTGAACAAAGTCACCGATG CGAACGAGCGGGTTTTTTTGATCTTGAAGACGACGGTACGGTTGTCGCATCCTGCGCCAATGGACCTGGTGCTGCGTAAACGGTTGGCCTTGAACATTTACAAAAGACAAAGCATCACAGACCGGATCTTCAAGAAGATCGTACACTCTGACTGCTTGACCCAAACGGGCGTCACCTACGAGGTCGTTTCTAACATACCAAAGGCGAGCGAGGAACTGGAGGATCGCGAGAGTTTGGCGCAGATAGCCGCGAGCGGGGAGGACAACAGCTTGTGCGACGGCGAGACATACATCG AGAAATATACACGCGGTGTCTCCGCGGTGGAAAGTATTCTCACTTTGGACCGACTACGACAAAACGTGGCGGTGAAGGAATTGCTGCAAGCACAAGGACAGCCACTTATGCGCAAGACAGCAAGCGTGCCCAACTTCTCGCAGGTACTACTGCCTCTCCGCCGTCTCGGACGCACT ATTATGAGAACCGACGCCTCTTTGGACTCGTTGAACGTGACGCGTTCCGAGAGCGTAACCGATCTGAACACCGAGTTAAATGGATTGCTGCATTCGCGACGAGCGTCCACGGGCCACGCCAGGAACGATGAGAACTTCGTGACCACGCCATCGAAGCCGTTTGGAATCG GCTCCATTCTGAACTCAG CGAGACCAACTTTCCTGAATCTCAACCTGAATCTCAACTCATTGACACGTCTGCAACAATCCACCTCTGCCAAGT CGTCCCCGAACATCGTCGGTACCAAACTGGGTCTGAGAATGACTACTCTGCACGAGGAAACGTCGAACGTGGGGAATCAGCTGCCCACGCCGATCAACGACGAGGATGAAGAGAAGAGCGACGCCGATTACTACTCGGAATACGAAGCCTATCAG GCAACggcgaaaccagtaaaaccacTAACTTCTTCACGCACACTGGATTCTCTCGTCGAACTTCAGTCGACGAAGATCAACACGCCAAGCATGAGCAGCAGCGGTTACGGTTCCCAAGCCGTGTCCACGACCAACTTGACGTCCGAGGACTCCCTGTCCGTGAAGTCCATCAGCGTGGACGAGACACCGGACCTGGAGTATAGGAATCTGCTGGACAGCAAGAAGCCTGAACGAATGGACAGCTCTCTGGTCGAGGAAACGCCCGAGGAGTACATGGGCGAGGTAGCCGCAGCGTTGGACAACTTGAGCGTGATGGGGAACAGTTGCGTCGAAG AGCGTACAAGGAAAAACCTGGAGGAGACAGGCGCCTACATGGACGCGGACATCGATAGTCCGGTGTCCTCGACGAAAAGCGACAGCGACGCCAACAGCAACGCGACACACTCCAACGCGGCTCAGAAGAAAGACTCGACGAGTCAGGTTCTGAGCAATCGAAGGAAAAGCGACATGGAGATCAGTCAGACGTCGAATTCGGGGGAAGACAGTCCGTTGGAGGGCAGCTCGGTCGTACACACGAAACTGCCGCCGGGCAAG GTAGTGCGACGAAGGAAAACTTCTACCAATACAGGAAGGCCTACCAGTTCCCAGCACAGGGCTTCGTTCCCCATGGTCCGTCCACAACTTTCGGAGAGTAAAACTGCAGCGCGGCTGGAGCAATCGATGCACTCCAATATGCCATACGAAAATGGCGACAACAGCTCCTCGGAACGAATCGACG ACGACGTAAGTGACAAGAGTTCGGCTTTCGGTTCGAGGCACGACTTGAGCAGAGTCGAGACACCACTCCCAGACTGGGTTGTAATCGGTGAATCGGTGATGGTTCGCCCGTACAGTTACTGCGGGGTCATAGCGTACGTTGGCCCGACAGAATTCGCATCTGGGACGTGGATAGGAGTCGAACTCGACGCTCCGACTG GCAAAAACGATGGTGCTGTGAACGGCCATAGGTACTTCACGTGTCGACCGAAATGCGGAATCTTCGTCAAAGTGGACAAATTAATTCAGGACAAACGAGGCAGAGCACTTAGGAACTACACTTTCACTCTTCCTCAGTCTGCACCGATGCGCAGAAGCGTCAGCAGAG GTGAGGGTTTACATTCCTTGCACCGAAGTCGGAGCCGAGGAGAAGGCCTCTCAACAACAGGCACACGATCTTCTCCGCGGGGCAAGTAA